One window of the Pseudomonas sihuiensis genome contains the following:
- a CDS encoding sensor domain-containing diguanylate cyclase, translating into MTAILRLLMLLLLPALSWAESLPLPIGQTQTLPGPYMHVWEDPDGQADFIDVRALPDSAWQAVARRDASFGYSGSTYWLRLDVHNPHNRSLGWVLLIGNPLLDQLDAYGLDGKRIYRAGDQRPFDWRWVEHRQLVLPLDLESGEQQRIWLRMQTDGSANLSASLMTRDAFDHQEQRSLLLQGLFFGALIAMLIYNLSIFCITRDRNYLWYSLFVASFSLYQFIQLGFALQWLWPNALTWQQLSFPLSSALATLFGIHFTYGVLELDKAAKPYRWVANTLKVCAWLVLGMALFGPYAPALIGSFVLVVACAIAAFIITLLRWRGGYAAARLFALGWFVLVAASLASILTGTGLLPYSLLTLHAQQIGGLIEMTVFSIALASRIRHVQEAERLAQAKLIDQERRLRTEQTKHLELQTQISENLEHRVQERTATLQDTLQQLSNANMRLAELNRRDGLTGLFNRQTLSEELARACARAERSRQSLAVLMLDLDHFKQVNDRYGHLAGDACLRHAAQRIQQRLRSSDLLARFGGEEFAALLDNTDLTGALDLAEQLREDLAQTPCLYQQQSIALSLSIGLHAGVPSDPGCGEQWLELADRALYRAKASGRNLVVSYEANAFNDA; encoded by the coding sequence TTGACTGCCATCCTGCGCCTATTGATGCTTCTACTGCTGCCAGCGCTGAGCTGGGCAGAAAGCCTGCCGCTGCCGATCGGTCAGACGCAGACACTGCCCGGTCCCTATATGCACGTCTGGGAGGACCCGGATGGCCAGGCCGACTTCATCGATGTCCGCGCACTACCCGACTCCGCCTGGCAGGCCGTCGCCCGGCGCGATGCCAGCTTCGGCTACAGCGGCAGCACCTATTGGCTGCGCCTGGATGTACACAATCCGCATAATCGCTCGCTTGGCTGGGTTCTACTGATCGGCAATCCCCTGCTGGATCAACTCGACGCCTACGGCCTGGACGGCAAACGCATCTACCGCGCGGGCGACCAGCGTCCCTTTGACTGGCGCTGGGTCGAGCACCGGCAACTGGTACTCCCTCTCGACCTGGAGTCCGGCGAGCAGCAGCGCATCTGGCTGCGCATGCAAACTGATGGCTCGGCGAACCTCAGCGCCAGCCTGATGACCCGCGATGCCTTCGACCACCAGGAACAGCGCAGCCTGTTGCTACAGGGCCTGTTCTTCGGCGCCCTGATCGCGATGCTGATCTACAACCTGAGCATTTTCTGCATCACTCGCGACCGCAACTATCTCTGGTACAGCCTGTTCGTTGCCAGCTTCAGCCTCTACCAGTTCATCCAGCTAGGCTTCGCCCTGCAATGGCTGTGGCCAAACGCCCTGACCTGGCAGCAACTGAGTTTCCCGCTCAGCTCGGCACTGGCGACGCTGTTCGGCATTCACTTCACCTATGGTGTGCTGGAACTGGACAAGGCCGCGAAGCCTTACCGCTGGGTCGCCAACACACTCAAGGTCTGCGCCTGGCTGGTGCTGGGGATGGCGTTGTTTGGCCCGTACGCACCGGCCCTGATCGGCAGCTTCGTGCTGGTGGTCGCCTGCGCCATAGCCGCCTTCATCATCACCTTGCTGCGCTGGCGGGGCGGCTATGCCGCAGCGCGCCTGTTCGCCCTGGGCTGGTTCGTGCTGGTTGCTGCCAGCCTTGCCAGCATCCTCACTGGCACTGGTCTGCTGCCCTACTCGCTGCTGACTCTGCATGCCCAGCAGATCGGCGGCCTGATCGAGATGACGGTGTTCTCCATCGCCCTGGCCTCACGTATCCGTCACGTGCAGGAAGCCGAACGCCTGGCCCAGGCCAAACTGATCGATCAGGAGCGCCGCCTGCGTACCGAGCAGACCAAGCACCTGGAACTGCAGACGCAGATCAGTGAAAACCTGGAACACCGTGTACAGGAGCGTACCGCGACGCTGCAGGACACTCTTCAGCAACTGTCGAACGCCAACATGCGCCTGGCGGAATTGAATCGCCGTGACGGACTCACCGGCCTGTTCAATCGCCAGACACTCAGCGAAGAACTGGCTCGCGCCTGCGCCCGCGCCGAGCGCAGCCGGCAGTCGCTGGCGGTATTGATGCTGGATCTGGATCACTTCAAGCAGGTCAATGATCGCTACGGCCACCTGGCGGGCGATGCCTGCCTGCGTCATGCGGCCCAGCGCATTCAACAACGCCTGCGCAGCAGCGATCTGCTGGCACGCTTCGGCGGCGAAGAGTTCGCCGCCCTGCTCGACAACACGGATCTGACCGGCGCACTCGACCTGGCCGAGCAATTGCGCGAAGACCTCGCGCAGACCCCCTGCCTCTACCAACAGCAGTCGATAGCGCTGAGCCTGAGTATCGGCCTGCACGCCGGCGTACCGAGTGACCCCGGCTGCGGTGAGCAATGGCTGGAACTGGCAGACCGTGCCTTGTATCGCGCCAAGGCAAGCGGTCGTAACCTCGTGGTCAGTTACGAAGCCAACGCCTTCAACGACGCCTGA
- a CDS encoding acyl-CoA thioesterase — protein sequence MNWELPSPFVIDIEVSAEDIDGLGHANNAVYVSWLERCAWRHSQFLGLDLVEYRRLDRAMAVVRHEIDYLASAYEGQHLQMATWIVESDQRLKMDRRFQLVRPEDGATLLRAKTTFVCIELSSGRPKRMPAEFVEGYGKALMQPYPLEL from the coding sequence ATGAACTGGGAGTTGCCCAGCCCCTTCGTCATCGATATCGAAGTGAGCGCAGAGGACATCGACGGCCTCGGCCATGCCAACAACGCGGTGTACGTCAGTTGGCTGGAGCGCTGCGCCTGGCGGCATTCGCAGTTCCTGGGGCTGGACCTGGTCGAGTATCGCCGTCTGGATCGGGCCATGGCGGTGGTGCGTCACGAGATCGACTATCTGGCCAGCGCCTACGAAGGGCAGCATCTGCAGATGGCGACCTGGATCGTCGAGTCCGACCAGCGTCTGAAGATGGATCGGCGCTTCCAGCTGGTGCGCCCGGAAGATGGCGCCACCTTGTTGCGCGCCAAGACCACCTTTGTCTGCATCGAACTGTCCAGCGGGCGCCCGAAGCGCATGCCGGCGGAATTCGTCGAAGGCTATGGCAAGGCGCTGATGCAGCCCTACCCGCTGGAGCTGTAA
- a CDS encoding tRNA dihydrouridine synthase has translation MQIALAPMEGLVDEILRDVLTRIGGIDWCVTEFIRVSERLLPAATYHKLAPELFNGSRTRAGTPMRVQFLGSDPQCLADNAAFACTLGAPVIDLNFGCPAKTVNKSRGGAVLLKEPELLHAIVREVRRTVPAEIPVTAKMRLGFEGKEGALDCARALAEGGASQIVVHARTKVEGYKPPAHWEWVARVQEVVGVPVFANGEVWTLDDWRRCREISGVDDIMLGRGLVSRPGLARQIAAVRAGEEPEDMSWAELQPLLLDFWQQARRKLAPRYAPGRLKQWLAMLTRTYPEAVALFAEVRREQDCERIDRLLAPSP, from the coding sequence ATGCAAATCGCCCTGGCGCCCATGGAGGGGCTGGTCGACGAGATTCTGCGCGACGTACTGACTCGCATCGGTGGTATCGACTGGTGTGTCACCGAGTTCATTCGTGTCAGCGAGCGGCTGTTGCCCGCGGCCACCTATCACAAGCTGGCCCCCGAGCTGTTCAACGGCTCACGCACCCGGGCCGGTACGCCGATGCGTGTGCAGTTTCTCGGCTCCGATCCGCAGTGCCTGGCTGACAACGCCGCCTTCGCCTGCACGCTCGGTGCGCCAGTGATCGATCTCAATTTCGGTTGCCCGGCCAAGACGGTGAACAAGTCGCGCGGCGGCGCGGTGCTGCTCAAGGAGCCGGAGCTGCTGCACGCCATTGTCCGTGAGGTAAGGCGCACGGTGCCGGCCGAGATTCCGGTGACGGCGAAGATGCGCCTGGGCTTCGAGGGCAAGGAGGGCGCGCTGGATTGTGCGCGCGCACTGGCCGAGGGCGGGGCTAGCCAGATCGTCGTGCATGCGCGGACCAAGGTCGAGGGTTACAAGCCGCCGGCGCACTGGGAGTGGGTGGCGCGGGTGCAGGAGGTGGTCGGCGTACCGGTGTTCGCCAATGGCGAGGTGTGGACGCTGGACGATTGGCGCCGTTGCCGCGAGATCAGCGGTGTGGATGACATCATGCTGGGCCGTGGCCTGGTGTCCCGTCCGGGGTTGGCGCGGCAGATCGCGGCGGTCAGAGCTGGCGAAGAGCCCGAGGACATGAGCTGGGCCGAGCTGCAGCCGTTGTTGCTCGATTTCTGGCAGCAGGCGCGGCGCAAGCTGGCGCCGCGCTACGCACCAGGGCGCCTGAAGCAGTGGCTGGCGATGCTCACGCGTACCTACCCGGAGGCGGTGGCGCTGTTTGCTGAAGTTCGCCGCGAGCAGGATTGCGAGCGTATCGATCGGCTGCTGGCGCCATCTCCGTAG